The proteins below are encoded in one region of Alicycliphilus denitrificans K601:
- a CDS encoding protein-disulfide reductase DsbD N-terminal domain-containing protein — translation MKTQRRAFLHSVAAACLAAFCVSVQAEPDLLQPDEAFRVSARRVDARVVELEYIIAPGYHLYRDRFSFKTDNPAVTVAGVELPPPLEKFDKAMGQNMRYYTERVAVRVRLAGGNQAVKLVATAQGCAAIVGVCYAPITKAFSVPAMGGRQG, via the coding sequence ATGAAAACTCAGAGACGGGCATTTCTACATTCCGTCGCGGCCGCCTGCTTGGCGGCTTTTTGCGTTTCCGTGCAGGCCGAGCCGGACTTGCTGCAACCTGATGAAGCCTTCCGGGTGTCGGCTCGCCGGGTGGATGCGCGAGTGGTGGAGCTGGAGTACATCATCGCACCGGGCTATCACCTGTACCGCGACCGTTTCAGCTTCAAAACGGACAACCCAGCCGTGACGGTGGCCGGCGTTGAGCTGCCGCCACCGCTTGAAAAGTTCGACAAGGCGATGGGCCAGAACATGCGCTACTACACCGAGCGGGTGGCGGTGCGCGTGCGCTTGGCTGGGGGCAATCAGGCCGTCAAACTGGTGGCTACGGCACAGGGCTGCGCGGCGATTGTGGGGGTGTGCTATGCACCGATCACCAAGGCTTTCAGCGTGCCGGCAATGGGAGGAAGACAGGGATGA